TCTCGGCGGTGCCGGACTCGCCCTTTTCTTCTGGGCCATGCGGGACGGGCAGTTCGAGGACCTAGAAGGAGCGGCGAACCGCATCCTGATCGAAGAGGAGGAGGATCTGGCCGGAAGAGCCGACGAGAAAAAGGAAGTTTGCCGATGAGGACCGGCATCTTCGAACGGGTTGCGACCCTCTTCGCAACTCGTTGCCAGGCGGCCATCGGCAGGGTTCGGTCCGAAGTCCTAATCGGCGAGGCCGTAAATCTCCTGCGTCGGCACGGCGTGACCTCGCTCAACTTCGGCCTCAAGTATGGGCTATCGGGACAATCGCAGGACGACCTCTACGACAGCCTGACGAGATCGGTCGCTCTGGAGCCTGACCGCATTGCGCTGTTCGGCTACGCCCACGTGCCGCACCTCGTCCCGCGGCAGCGCATGAACGACACCGCCACGCTCGCGGGACAGGAGGAGCGCTTTGGCATGGCGTGGCTGGGTCATGAGGTACTAACCGGGCATGGCTACGACGCCATCGGTGTCGACCACTTCGCCAAGCCCGGCGACCCCCTCGCCCTTGCCCGCGCGGAAGGGAATCTGCGCCGTAACTTCCAAGGGTTCACTGATGATCCGTCGATGATCCTGATCGGGCTCGGCTGTTCGGCGATCAGCAGCTTCCCGGACCTCCTAGCACAGAACGAGAAGAACAGCGGGCGCTACAGGATGCTGGACGGTCAGGGTCGGTTGGCGACGACGGCTGGCGTGGTCCGTTTGGCAGACGACCTGCTACGGGGTGGCATAACGTGCTCTACCGCGCCGCGACGGATTTCGGTCCGATATCGGACGACGTGCTCATCGACGCACTGGATCTCTTCCGCGACCCAGGTCTCGTCCACCTCGACGACAGCCTGCTCACCATCACCCCGGACGGGCTGCTCCACGCCCGCACCGTATGCGCACTGCTGGACGGACACCGTTCGCAAACCGCGCGCCGTTTCAGCTCGGCCGTCTGATCACGGCGCAACACGGAGACCCTCCTATGCCCCTGTGGTTCCTTCCCGCCCTCATAGCATTCTTCGCCGTCATCAGCCTGGCGGCGGGGATCTGGCTCCTGCTCCACCTGCGCGATGTCGCGCGCGTGTTCCGAGGCGACAGGCCGGGCGAGATGGTGCGCGGGCCGGGACGGCGAAGGGCGACATCGGCAGCGGTATGGACTGCAATCGTGATCTTCAACGCCGGCTGGATAGCCTGCATCGTCATCTGGGTCTTAGTGCTCGGCGGCGAGGCCAACACCGTGGTGGACGCGGCGGCCTAGGCTCGTGCGAACAGACCCGAAAGTTAGCACCGCCGGGCTGGCGACGATGACCGCTTTCGGGATCCGCGGCGGCAATTCTGAACGTCCGAAATTGGGGCGCGAAACCGACGCTTCGCCACCGGCTTCGCGGTCAGCGAAGTCCCACCACCGTTCCAACGAAAACTGCCCCGGCTTCCTCAAGCGCCGCCAGATTGTGCGGCTGTGGGTAGTCGCCCAAGTTATTTTCTCGCTCCTTGCGCCGCACAGTCGAAACGCTGACTTCGGCGAGCTCCGCCAGCTTCTCTTGGGAGATGCGAAGCAGAGCGCGCGCATCGCATTACATCGAAGCTGAGCGTGCTGATTTTTGTTCTTTGACGTCGATTTGCGCAGGCAAGGCATACCGCCTTTATCCAACCTCGCGGTCACTCCTTCGCCAGCCTCTCTCCT
The genomic region above belongs to Qipengyuania spongiae and contains:
- the ccoS gene encoding cbb3-type cytochrome oxidase assembly protein CcoS, with product MNILVFLIPVALGLGGAGLALFFWAMRDGQFEDLEGAANRILIEEEEDLAGRADEKKEVCR